A genomic stretch from Hemicordylus capensis ecotype Gifberg chromosome 1, rHemCap1.1.pri, whole genome shotgun sequence includes:
- the DNAL1 gene encoding dynein axonemal light chain 1 isoform X1 translates to MAKATTIKEALARWEEKNGQKPSEAKEVKLYAQIPPIEKMDASLSTLVNCEKLSLSTNCIEKIANLNALKNLRILSLGRNNIKNLNGLEAVGDTLEELWISYNLIEKLKGLHVMKKLRILYMSNNLVKDWAEFVRLADLPLLEDLVFVGNPLEEKYSADSQSAWVEEATKRVPRLKKLDGIPVIKQEEGEEGEN, encoded by the exons ATG gcaaAAGCAACAACTATTAAGGAAGCTTTAGCCAGATGG GAAGAAAAAAATGGTCAGAAGCCTTCAGAGGCCAAGGAAGTGAAACTCTATGCCCAGATTCCACCTATAGAGAAGATGGATGCCTCTCTTTCAACTCTTGTTAATTGCGA gAAGCTGTCCTTATCTACAAACTGCATTGAAAAAATCGCCAACTTGAACGCATTAA AAAACTTGCGGATTTTGTCCTTGGGGAGAAACAACATAAAGAATCTGAATGGACTG GAAGCAGTTGGAGATACTTTAGAGGAGTTGTGGATCTCATACAACCTGATTGAGAAACTGAAAGGGCTCCATGTGATGAAGAAGCTGAGGATTCTCTACATGTCCAATAATTTAGTGAAAGACTGGG CAGAGTTTGTGAGGCTGGCAGATTTGCCATTACTGGAGGATCTGGTATTTGTAGGCAATCCACTGGAAGAGAAATACTCCGCTGACTCACAAAGTGCTTGGGTTGAAGAAGCAACCAAGCGAGTGCCCAGACTGAAGAAACTTGATG
- the DNAL1 gene encoding dynein axonemal light chain 1 isoform X2, whose product MAKATTIKEALARWEEKNGQKPSEAKEVKLYAQIPPIEKMDASLSTLVNCEKLSLSTNCIEKIANLNALKNLRILSLGRNNIKNLNGLEAVGDTLEELWISYNLIEKLKGLHVMKKLRILYMSNNLVKDWEFVRLADLPLLEDLVFVGNPLEEKYSADSQSAWVEEATKRVPRLKKLDGIPVIKQEEGEEGEN is encoded by the exons ATG gcaaAAGCAACAACTATTAAGGAAGCTTTAGCCAGATGG GAAGAAAAAAATGGTCAGAAGCCTTCAGAGGCCAAGGAAGTGAAACTCTATGCCCAGATTCCACCTATAGAGAAGATGGATGCCTCTCTTTCAACTCTTGTTAATTGCGA gAAGCTGTCCTTATCTACAAACTGCATTGAAAAAATCGCCAACTTGAACGCATTAA AAAACTTGCGGATTTTGTCCTTGGGGAGAAACAACATAAAGAATCTGAATGGACTG GAAGCAGTTGGAGATACTTTAGAGGAGTTGTGGATCTCATACAACCTGATTGAGAAACTGAAAGGGCTCCATGTGATGAAGAAGCTGAGGATTCTCTACATGTCCAATAATTTAGTGAAAGACTGGG AGTTTGTGAGGCTGGCAGATTTGCCATTACTGGAGGATCTGGTATTTGTAGGCAATCCACTGGAAGAGAAATACTCCGCTGACTCACAAAGTGCTTGGGTTGAAGAAGCAACCAAGCGAGTGCCCAGACTGAAGAAACTTGATG
- the TEX12 gene encoding testis-expressed protein 12, producing MTSNPVKSGENRSKRKKEAENEASENPQLSSFGKTDVLLSEGSQTDHKIESLEKVLNDTSKEINVLLSKYAHILSERAAMDASYVEELEGILKEASSIENHLKSKRERLRHRFAAITGTLQNENGLADK from the exons ATGACAAGTAATCCAGTAAAGTCTGGGGAAAATAGAAGTAAACGTAAAAAGGAGGCGGAG AATGAAGCTTCAGAAAATCCACAGTTGTCTTCTTTTGGAAAAACAGATGTGCTTCTTTCTGAAGGCTCCCAGACAGATCACAAAATTGAAAGCTTGGAAAAAGTGTTAAATG ATACAAGCAAAGAAATCAATGTTCTGCTATCAAAATATGCCCATATTTTAAG CGAGAGAGCAGCAATGGATGCTTCCTATGTAGAGGAGCTTGAAGGAATCTTGAAAGAAGCTAGTTCCATTGAAAATCACTTGAAGTCAAAAAGGGAGCGTCTGAGGCACAGATTTGCAGCAATTACAGGCACGTTGCAAAATGAAAATGGATTAGCAGACAAATGA